Proteins found in one Takifugu flavidus isolate HTHZ2018 chromosome 7, ASM371156v2, whole genome shotgun sequence genomic segment:
- the LOC130528788 gene encoding radial spoke head protein 4 homolog A-like isoform X2 → MEHPETEEGQKALRDASALKAFLMKSDAAGEPNLYDHLTQLLIKVIDERPNNVMDIIEDMSHEIKQSFCSDNGRALPKLPETTVADELAEKHRLLFCQTEEQEEELVDTPLPNVNEISFYMEQAGVGLGRLEMQRIFLALKQLAQSEQLPRCRLWGKILGRESNYIIAEATYREGEEEEEEQKSDEITEEEETKAELEDNEDEMAPLPPVAYNPQPAVPKEDIGTGANKFVYYVCIEPGLPWKKLPTVSPAQINAARQICKYFTGRLESPIISYPPFPGNEANYLRAQIARISAGTHVSPKGFYQSNEEEDEEEADLPQGSNEVNPDFEGIPVSEMATSLSSWVHHAQHILPQGRCTWLNMDVKQSAHLDEEGENEELEEESEELERELGPPLLTPVSQDAEIFNTPPWTLRLSSSLTPDHAVAVLHSNVWPGAHAYACGNCAFGCV, encoded by the exons ATGGAGCAtccagagacagaggaaggtcAGAAAGCGCTCCGTGACGCCAGCGCGCTCAAGGCTTTTCTGATGAAAAGTGACGCCGCAGGCGAACCGAATCT GTATGATCACCTCACTCAGCTGCTGATCAAAGTGATAGATGAACGTCCAAATAATGTGATGGATATAATTGAGGACATGAGCCATGAGATAAAGCAGAGTTTCTGTTCAGATAATGGGAGAGCTCTACCAAAACTTCCAGAGACTACTGTTGCCGACGAGCTAGCCGAGAAGCATCGACTGCTCTTTTGTCAGacagaagaacaggaagaggagctg gtggATACTCCCCTCCCTAATGTGAATGAGATTAGCTTCTACATGGAGCAGGCTGGAGTGGGTTTGGGCAGACTAGAGATGCAGAGGATATTCCTCGCTCTTAAGCAGCTGGCTCAGTCAGAGCAATTACCACGTTGCCGACTGTGGGGGAAAATTTTGGGAAGAGAGAGTAACTATATCATTGCCGAAGCTACGtacagagaaggagaggaagaggaagaagaacagaaATCAGATGAAAtaactgaggaagaggagacaaaggcaGAACTTGAGGATAATGAGGATGAG ATGGCTCCACTGCCTCCCGTGGCCTACAATCCCCAACCAGCAGTGCCAAAAGAGGACATTGGAACAGGTGCTAACAAATTTGTGTACTATGTGTGCATTGAGCCTGGACTTCCATGGAAAAAGCTTCCTACTGTTAGCCCTGCACAGATCAATGCTGCACGCCAAATTTGCAAATATTTCACtgggaggctggagtccccAATTATAAGCTACCCACCCTTCCCTGGGAATGAAGCCAACTATTTGAGAGCACAGATTGCCCGGATTTCAGCTGGCACACATGTTAGCCCGAAGGGCTTTTACCAGTCtaatgaggaagaagatgaagaggaggctgattTGCCCCAGGGCAGCAATGAAGTGAATCCTGACTTTGAAGGTATTCCAGTTTCTGAAATGGCGACATCATTGTCTTCCTGGGTCCACCATGCTCAGCACATCCTCCCACAG GGTCGCTGTACTTGGCTGAACATGGATGTGAAACAAAGTGCACATTTGGATGAGGAAGGAGAGAATGAAGAATTGGAAGAAGAATCAGAGGAGCTTGAGAGAGAGCTTGGGCCCCCACTCCTTACACCTGTCTCCCAAGATGCAG AAATTTTCAACACTCCTCCATGGACCTTAAGGTTGTCTTCCAGTCTGACTCCTGACCACGCAGTAGCTGTGTTACATTCTAACGTCTGGCCTGGGGCTCATGCATATGCCTGTGGAAA TTGTGCGTTTGGGtgtgtatag
- the LOC130528788 gene encoding radial spoke head protein 4 homolog A-like isoform X1: protein MEHPETEEGQKALRDASALKAFLMKSDAAGEPNLYDHLTQLLIKVIDERPNNVMDIIEDMSHEIKQSFCSDNGRALPKLPETTVADELAEKHRLLFCQTEEQEEELVDTPLPNVNEISFYMEQAGVGLGRLEMQRIFLALKQLAQSEQLPRCRLWGKILGRESNYIIAEATYREGEEEEEEQKSDEITEEEETKAELEDNEDEMAPLPPVAYNPQPAVPKEDIGTGANKFVYYVCIEPGLPWKKLPTVSPAQINAARQICKYFTGRLESPIISYPPFPGNEANYLRAQIARISAGTHVSPKGFYQSNEEEDEEEADLPQGSNEVNPDFEGIPVSEMATSLSSWVHHAQHILPQGRCTWLNMDVKQSAHLDEEGENEELEEESEELERELGPPLLTPVSQDAEIFNTPPWTLRLSSSLTPDHAVAVLHSNVWPGAHAYACGKKFENMYIGWGLKYSGEGYSPPLPLPPQDEYPSGLDITEAVDPTVEEEVEYRAALEEQEDSLEDIENSDEEEDENDD, encoded by the exons ATGGAGCAtccagagacagaggaaggtcAGAAAGCGCTCCGTGACGCCAGCGCGCTCAAGGCTTTTCTGATGAAAAGTGACGCCGCAGGCGAACCGAATCT GTATGATCACCTCACTCAGCTGCTGATCAAAGTGATAGATGAACGTCCAAATAATGTGATGGATATAATTGAGGACATGAGCCATGAGATAAAGCAGAGTTTCTGTTCAGATAATGGGAGAGCTCTACCAAAACTTCCAGAGACTACTGTTGCCGACGAGCTAGCCGAGAAGCATCGACTGCTCTTTTGTCAGacagaagaacaggaagaggagctg gtggATACTCCCCTCCCTAATGTGAATGAGATTAGCTTCTACATGGAGCAGGCTGGAGTGGGTTTGGGCAGACTAGAGATGCAGAGGATATTCCTCGCTCTTAAGCAGCTGGCTCAGTCAGAGCAATTACCACGTTGCCGACTGTGGGGGAAAATTTTGGGAAGAGAGAGTAACTATATCATTGCCGAAGCTACGtacagagaaggagaggaagaggaagaagaacagaaATCAGATGAAAtaactgaggaagaggagacaaaggcaGAACTTGAGGATAATGAGGATGAG ATGGCTCCACTGCCTCCCGTGGCCTACAATCCCCAACCAGCAGTGCCAAAAGAGGACATTGGAACAGGTGCTAACAAATTTGTGTACTATGTGTGCATTGAGCCTGGACTTCCATGGAAAAAGCTTCCTACTGTTAGCCCTGCACAGATCAATGCTGCACGCCAAATTTGCAAATATTTCACtgggaggctggagtccccAATTATAAGCTACCCACCCTTCCCTGGGAATGAAGCCAACTATTTGAGAGCACAGATTGCCCGGATTTCAGCTGGCACACATGTTAGCCCGAAGGGCTTTTACCAGTCtaatgaggaagaagatgaagaggaggctgattTGCCCCAGGGCAGCAATGAAGTGAATCCTGACTTTGAAGGTATTCCAGTTTCTGAAATGGCGACATCATTGTCTTCCTGGGTCCACCATGCTCAGCACATCCTCCCACAG GGTCGCTGTACTTGGCTGAACATGGATGTGAAACAAAGTGCACATTTGGATGAGGAAGGAGAGAATGAAGAATTGGAAGAAGAATCAGAGGAGCTTGAGAGAGAGCTTGGGCCCCCACTCCTTACACCTGTCTCCCAAGATGCAG AAATTTTCAACACTCCTCCATGGACCTTAAGGTTGTCTTCCAGTCTGACTCCTGACCACGCAGTAGCTGTGTTACATTCTAACGTCTGGCCTGGGGCTCATGCATATGCCTGTGGAAA AAAATTTGAAAATATGTATATTGGATGGGGTTTGAAATATTCAGGGGAAGGGTACAGCCCACCCCTACCCTTGCCACCACAAGACGAATATCCCAGCGGATTAGATATCACAGAGGCCGTTGACCCAACAgtggaagaggaagtggaatATAGAGCAGCtttggaagagcaggaagattCTCTGGAGGATATCGAAAactctgatgaggaggaggatgaaaatgaTGACTGA
- the dohh gene encoding deoxyhypusine hydroxylase → MASAEEVAAVGEILVDPGFGLTRRFRALFTLKNLGGADAIEWISKAFKDDSALLKHELAYCLGQMQDKQAIPTLSAVLKDAEQEPMVRHEAGEALGAIGDPVVLDLLKEYSQDPVIEVAETCQLAVHRLEWLLSADKLAADESTAKNPYCSVDPAPPAVRKSVPELRQALLNESLPLFERYRAMFALRNLGSEEAVLALAAGLQCSGALFRHEIAYVLGQMQHPAAVSNLCAALERSSENPMVRHEAAEALGAIGKEECLAVLERYRQDGERVVKESCEVALDMLEYENSDQFQYADGLVRLQG, encoded by the exons ATGGCCAGTGCGGAAGAGGTGGCAGCAGTGGGAGAGATTCTGGTGGACCCAGGATTCGGCCTGACTCGGCGATTCAGAGCCTTATTCACCCTGAAGAACCTGGGAG GCGCTGATGCTATAGAGTGGATCAGTAAGGCCTTCAAGGATGACTCTGCTCTGCTGAAGCATGAACTGGCCTACTGCCTGGGACAGATGCAGGATAAGCAGGCCATCCCGACCCTGAGTGCTGTGCTCAAAGATGCTGAACAGGAGCCCATGGTCAGACACGAAGCAG GAGAGGCTTTGGGAGCAATAGGTGACCCTGTGGTTCTCGACCTGCTGAAAGAATACAGCCAGGATCCAGTGATTGAG GTGGCAGAGACGTGCCAGTTGGCTGTCCATCGTCTGGAGTGGCTGCTCAGTGCAGACAAACTGGCAGCAGATGAAAGTACAGCCAAGAACCCGTACTGCTCCGTAGATCCGGCCCCTCCAGCAGTGAGGAAGAGTGTGCCTGAACTACGCCAGGCCCTGTTGAATGAGAGTCTGCCTCTCTTTGAGCGGTATCGGGCTATGTTTGCTCTGCGTAACCTTGGCAGCGAGGAGGCTGTGCTTGCCCTCGCAGCAG GCCTACAGTGTTCCGGCGCCCTGTTCCGTCATGAGATTGCCTACGTGCTGGGACAGATGCAGCACCCAGCAGCGGTGTCAAACCTGTGTGCAGCTCTAGAGCGCTCCAGTGAGAACCCCATGGTCCGACACGAGGCAGCAGAGGCTCTCGGCGCCATTGGAAAGGAGGAATGTCTGGCCGTCCTGGAACGTTACCGTCAAGATGGAGAACGTGTTGTCAAGGAGAGCTGTGAGGTTGCTCTGGATATGCTGGAGTATGAAAACAGCGACCAGTTTCAATATGCAGACGGACTAGTCCGATTACAGGGTTAA